In the genome of Colletotrichum lupini chromosome 8, complete sequence, one region contains:
- a CDS encoding short-chain dehydrogenase, with the protein MARALVSQGAAKVYILGRRLEVLEDAAKEHPNLIPHKCDVTSKEDLQSIVDRITKEVGYVNLVIANSGVLGPSVRFNPAHSVSDLKKILFDDFSMTEMTEVLHVNITAAFFTMSAFLELLDAGNKNALKGGFGKPDQEGSNVIAIQSQVIFTSSISAFSRHFSSTPPYLASKTAIMQLTKQASSQLARHGIRVNGIAPGLFPSEIASGLIGDRKPETESPDDTKFIPARRFGGDEEMTGAILYLASRSGSYSNGSIMVMDGGRLSAMASSY; encoded by the exons ATGGCGAGGGCCCTAGTCTCTCAAGGTGCCGCCAAGGTCTACATCCTTGGGCGTCGTCTTGAGGTGCTTGAAGATGCAGCCAAAGAACATCCCAACCTGATCCCCCACAAGTGCGATGTCACCTCAAAGGAAGACCTCCAGTCCATTGTCGACCGTATCACCAAGGAAGTCGGCTATGTCAACCTCGTTATCGCCAATTCAGGTGTTCTTGGGCCTTCTGTTCGCTTTAACCCAGCGCATTCCGTTTCCGATCTGAAGAAGATTCTCTTCGATGACTTTTCCATGACGGAAATGACGGAGGTTCTGCATGTGAACATCACGGCTGCCTTTTTTACCATGTCAGCCTTCCTTGAACTCCTTGATGCCGGTAACAAGAATGCTCTCAAGGGTGGTTTCGGCAAGCCAGACCAGGAAGGCAGCAACGTGATCGCCATCCAGAGCCAAGTCATCTTCACGAGCAGTATTTCGGCTTTCAGTCGGCACTTCTCCTCGACGCCCCCGTACTTGGCTAGTAAGACTGCTATAATGCAGCTCACTAAGCAGGCCAGCAGCCAACTGGCTAGACATGGGATTCGTGTGAACGGGATCGCCCCTGGGT TATTCCCCTCAGAAATTGCTTCTGGGCTTATCGGTGACCGCAAGCCAGAGACCGAGTCTCCTGATGATACGAAATTCATTCCTGCGAGGAGGTTTGGGGGGGATGAGGAGATGACCGGAGCAATACTCTACCTTGCCAGTCGTTCCGGCAGCTATTCGAATGGTTCGATCATGGTCATGGATGGTGGCCGGCTGAGCGCCATGGCTAGTTCCTACTAG
- a CDS encoding calcineurin-like phosphoesterase has protein sequence MHTILQCPIIEETPVSNSLNDFREIDGWTVEEHCQLHKQDLAWLNSRVNAMSVDSERKIVIFTHYSPTEDIRAVEPCYAQSDIKSDFQTDWRNEDCWKSPNIKVWRSVIHTSTATLWMRRQGSDSTPTRRATGRNTLQASGKELWFMWIEAQT, from the coding sequence ATGCACACTATTCTCCAATGCCCCATCATCGAAGAGACGCCAGTCAGCAACAGCCTAAACGACTTCCGCGAAATCGATGGCTGGACTGTCGAAGAGCATTGCCAACTGCACAAGCAAGACCTAGCCTGGTTGAACAGCAGAGTCAACGCCATGTCCGTCGACTCTGAACGCAAGATTGTCATCTTCACGCACTACAGTCCGACCGAAGATATCCGCGCTGTTGAACCTTGTTATGCTCAAAGCGACATTAAATCTGACTTTCAAACAGACTGGCGAAACGAAGATTGTTGGAAAAGCCCTAATATCAAGGTCTGGCGTTCGGTCATACACACTTCAACTGCGACTTTGTGGATGAGGCGACAGGGAAGCGACTCTACACCAACCAGAAGGGCTACTGGCAGGAACACTCTCCAGGCTTCAGGGAAGGAATTGTGGTTCATGTGGATTGAGGCTCAAACCTGA